The following are from one region of the Chloroflexota bacterium genome:
- a CDS encoding thiolase domain-containing protein (Catalyzes the synthesis of acetoacetyl coenzyme A from two molecules of acetyl coenzyme A. It can also act as a thiolase, catalyzing the reverse reaction and generating two-carbon units from the four-carbon product of fatty acid oxidation), whose translation MRPVSIVGIGQVEVVKASPQSLRELGALAARKAMEDAGVERVDALFAGNMLSDELQGQKHVAALIADQAGLHGIEALEVKAATATGAAALRMAYFAVASGEASLAIAVGVEKMSEGVATPALAKALDAEKELPGGATLISRNAELMRMYLDRYKAPEDAFANFSVNAHRNARTNPNALFRDKRITAREVMASRLISPPIRLLDCAPICDGAAAVVLAPQAEARAYSDHPVHILASSVATDRFRVFDRRDPLWLEAAYTSAQAAFRRANIHRNDVDLFEAHDAFSIMTCLLLEATGYAKQGQGWRLAAEDQIKLRGRIPIATMGGLKARGHPIGATALYQTCEIVLQLTGRAGKNQVPGAQIAMLQSVGGAATTVLTHLFGM comes from the coding sequence ATTCGTCCGGTGAGCATTGTTGGGATCGGTCAGGTTGAGGTTGTCAAAGCCAGCCCGCAGAGTTTGCGCGAGTTGGGCGCGCTGGCGGCGCGCAAGGCTATGGAAGACGCCGGGGTGGAGCGGGTGGACGCCCTGTTCGCCGGCAACATGTTGAGCGACGAGCTTCAGGGACAAAAGCACGTGGCGGCCCTGATTGCCGATCAGGCTGGACTGCACGGCATTGAGGCGTTGGAGGTGAAAGCGGCCACGGCCACCGGGGCCGCCGCCTTGCGCATGGCTTACTTTGCCGTAGCCAGCGGCGAGGCTAGTTTGGCCATTGCCGTCGGCGTGGAGAAGATGAGCGAGGGCGTGGCGACACCGGCATTAGCCAAAGCCCTCGACGCCGAAAAAGAATTGCCGGGCGGCGCGACCCTCATCAGCCGCAACGCCGAGTTGATGCGGATGTATCTTGACCGCTACAAAGCGCCGGAAGACGCCTTTGCCAATTTCTCCGTCAACGCCCATCGCAACGCCCGCACCAACCCCAATGCCCTCTTTCGCGACAAGCGCATCACAGCGCGTGAGGTGATGGCCTCACGCCTCATCAGCCCGCCGATCCGCCTGCTCGATTGCGCGCCGATTTGCGACGGGGCGGCGGCGGTGGTGCTGGCCCCTCAAGCCGAGGCGCGGGCTTACTCGGATCATCCGGTTCACATCCTGGCCTCCAGCGTCGCCACCGATCGTTTCCGCGTTTTCGACCGCCGCGATCCCTTGTGGCTTGAGGCGGCTTATACCTCGGCCCAGGCCGCCTTCCGGCGGGCCAACATCCACCGCAACGACGTGGACTTGTTTGAAGCCCACGACGCCTTCAGCATCATGACCTGCCTGCTGTTGGAAGCGACAGGTTACGCCAAACAAGGGCAGGGGTGGCGGCTGGCCGCTGAGGATCAGATCAAGTTGCGCGGGCGGATTCCAATTGCCACAATGGGCGGCCTCAAAGCGCGCGGCCATCCCATTGGCGCAACCGCTCTCTATCAAACTTGTGAGATTGTTTTGCAACTTACAGGACGGGCTGGAAAGAATCAAGTGCCGGGTGCCCAAATCGCCATGCTTCAAAGTGTGGGTGGAGCGGCCACCACCGTCCTCACCCATTTGTTTGGGATGTAA
- a CDS encoding 4'-phosphopantetheinyl transferase superfamily protein, whose product MTIDDAWPSPPASPALRGNDVHLWRADLNQPSRVLSQLAQTLSADEHQRAERFHFDVHRHHFIVGRGFLRTVLASYLGIEPDQVQFNYGPQGKPGLQNSGGFPGLQFNLAHSHELAVLAVTQDREIGVDVEYIRPVLDMEQVAARNFSPRENVILNSLPVSERQPAFFTCWTRKEAYIKAIGEGLSRPLDQFDVSLTPGEAANLLWVAGRPEEALRWSLCELDVGAGYVAALAVEGQDLSITKWQWQSFK is encoded by the coding sequence ATGACGATTGACGATGCCTGGCCCTCGCCGCCGGCCAGCCCGGCGCTGAGGGGCAACGACGTTCACCTGTGGCGGGCTGATCTGAATCAGCCGAGCCGGGTCCTTTCGCAACTGGCCCAAACGTTGAGCGCCGACGAGCACCAGCGGGCCGAACGCTTTCACTTCGACGTTCATCGCCATCATTTCATTGTTGGGCGCGGGTTTCTCAGAACGGTGCTCGCCAGTTATTTGGGCATTGAACCTGATCAGGTGCAGTTCAACTACGGGCCGCAGGGCAAGCCCGGCCTGCAAAACAGTGGCGGCTTCCCCGGCCTCCAATTCAATCTGGCGCATTCCCACGAACTCGCCGTGCTGGCCGTGACTCAGGATCGAGAGATCGGCGTTGATGTCGAATACATCCGCCCGGTGCTCGACATGGAACAGGTGGCGGCCCGGAATTTTTCGCCGCGCGAAAACGTCATTCTCAATTCTTTGCCGGTGAGCGAACGGCAACCGGCTTTCTTCACCTGCTGGACTCGCAAGGAGGCTTACATCAAAGCGATTGGCGAAGGACTCTCGCGGCCCCTGGATCAGTTTGACGTGTCGTTGACTCCGGGGGAAGCCGCCAACTTGTTGTGGGTGGCCGGTCGCCCCGAAGAAGCGTTACGCTGGTCGCTTTGTGAGTTGGATGTTGGGGCGGGCTACGTGGCCGCGCTGGCCGTTGAGGGACAGGACTTGAGTATCACGAAGTGGCAATGGCAATCCTTCAAATAA
- a CDS encoding thioesterase, which yields MTTQSASSLWLARPTPKPQARLRLFCFPFAGGGVAVFRGWAQALPPDVEACYVQLPGRDSRLREPLHNRLLSLVDVLAEAMLPYLDKPFAFFGHSLGALLSFELARVLRKRRGLNPAHLFVSARRAPQLPDPLPPIHPLPEAEFIAALRQRYDGLSLAFLQEPELVQIFLPVLRADLAMVETYNCQPDDPLACPISAFGGLKDGTVKQEALAAWRAQTQNVFAMEMFPGNHFFLQNDQALLLKSLSRQLEQTLTHLT from the coding sequence ATGACGACCCAATCTGCTTCCAGTTTGTGGCTTGCCCGACCGACTCCTAAACCTCAGGCCCGCTTGCGCCTGTTCTGCTTCCCGTTTGCCGGCGGCGGGGTGGCCGTGTTTCGCGGCTGGGCGCAAGCTCTGCCGCCCGATGTCGAAGCCTGCTATGTTCAATTGCCGGGCCGCGACAGCCGCCTGCGCGAACCGCTTCACAACCGGCTTCTATCATTGGTTGACGTTCTGGCCGAGGCCATGCTTCCATATTTAGATAAGCCTTTCGCATTCTTCGGCCACAGCCTGGGCGCGCTACTCTCTTTTGAACTGGCTCGCGTCCTGCGAAAACGCCGGGGGCTGAACCCGGCCCATTTGTTTGTGTCGGCCCGCCGCGCGCCCCAACTGCCCGACCCGCTCCCGCCGATCCACCCATTGCCCGAAGCAGAATTCATTGCCGCCCTTCGCCAGCGTTACGACGGCCTTTCTCTGGCGTTCCTGCAGGAGCCGGAGCTGGTGCAAATCTTTTTGCCCGTCTTGCGCGCCGACCTGGCGATGGTCGAAACGTACAATTGTCAGCCAGACGATCCTCTGGCTTGCCCCATCTCGGCCTTTGGCGGTTTGAAAGACGGCACGGTGAAGCAGGAGGCACTGGCGGCCTGGCGCGCTCAAACGCAAAATGTGTTTGCAATGGAGATGTTTCCCGGCAACCATTTCTTTTTGCAAAACGATCAGGCGCTTCTCCTAAAGAGTCTGTCGCGCCAACTTGAGCAAACTCTGACTCATCTGACCTGA